The proteins below are encoded in one region of Aquisphaera giovannonii:
- a CDS encoding HAD-IIA family hydrolase has translation MPTSFVCDMDGVIYHGSRLIPGALEFVRRLQDGGHRFVFLTNNSQWTPRDLKHKLDQMGISVDESAFHTSALATAEFLSRQMPGGTAYVIGGAGLTNALYSHGFTLTEKDPDYVVVGETRSYDFEKIEHAVRLILRGARFIATNPDLTGPSELGITPACGALVAPIELATGKKPYFVGKPNPIMMWTALATLKATPAEAFMVGDRMDTDIIAGTEAGMRTILVLSGVTSRALIETYPYRPTLVYEHVGEIPVGELA, from the coding sequence ATGCCGACGAGTTTCGTGTGCGACATGGACGGCGTGATCTACCACGGCAGCCGGCTCATCCCCGGCGCGCTCGAGTTCGTCAGGCGGCTCCAGGACGGCGGCCACCGATTCGTCTTCCTGACGAACAACAGCCAGTGGACCCCGCGCGACCTGAAGCACAAGCTCGACCAGATGGGCATCTCGGTGGACGAGTCCGCCTTCCACACCTCCGCGCTGGCCACCGCGGAGTTCCTGAGCCGGCAGATGCCCGGCGGCACCGCGTACGTGATCGGCGGCGCCGGGCTGACCAACGCCCTGTACAGCCACGGCTTCACCCTCACCGAGAAGGACCCCGACTACGTGGTCGTGGGGGAGACCCGCAGCTACGACTTCGAGAAGATCGAGCACGCCGTCCGGCTGATCCTCCGGGGGGCGCGGTTCATCGCCACCAACCCCGACCTGACCGGCCCCAGCGAGCTCGGGATCACGCCGGCCTGCGGGGCCCTGGTCGCCCCCATCGAGCTGGCGACCGGCAAGAAGCCCTACTTCGTGGGCAAGCCCAACCCCATCATGATGTGGACCGCCCTGGCCACCCTGAAGGCCACGCCGGCCGAGGCGTTCATGGTCGGCGACCGCATGGACACGGACATCATCGCCGGGACCGAGGCCGGGATGCGGACCATCCTGGTCCTCTCCGGCGTCACATCCAGGGCGCTCATCGAGACCTACCCCTACCGCCCCACCCTCGTCTACGAGCACGTCGGCGAGATCCCGGTCGGCGAGCTGGCCTGA